Proteins encoded in a region of the Orcinus orca chromosome X, mOrcOrc1.1, whole genome shotgun sequence genome:
- the LOC125963125 gene encoding uncharacterized protein CXorf49 homolog, whose product MSSPDEVYVWGRRVRPKVRERAGVRIAGPAVPPGPDPGPESGEPRSGKGGGGFPDPEGFQSKREMLEARGPVLWGREGGPGSPDEHTRDLLDLIDESEAANLQQLTDQDVLGVRRYPSPESSTTFKESTVWTLRLEAGPGGRGAPGQSCGEAPTAPAGPLHLGGPEAGRALGNPKRGTKRRLNVAADRQRRSAEGLAWLLSDSESSDELSETQLMTVSTYRRGGGQAKPSRPEDPGDTPRHSKFQVRENYRHVTGSSLSSAPRGLSSVVERQGVGEQGISSPKKMQSVLWGKGGSKPSYPGAAAAAAAAAAAAAAAAASSVSAAAAGGLPRVTPRKNGAQEKKSVREASKLALGGTFRSRGQRISATPVEPATFPPISGIPLPGRPKSYTLVLSGTKQSKHSGAGKKSVVSWARESEAVAGEDKDPNRDPAPKGQLLTHRPGTSCLRMHRRKASSGDVNTRGPQDPGNSEPLALNQGEVMPRGPAPSGDRGPLDHPPRPETQQQPLGTPCCPWCLELKREVDELKEQLAAMQYLADKLQTL is encoded by the exons ATGAGCTCCCCGGATGAGGTGTATGTGTGGGGAAGGCGTGTCCGCCCAAAGGTCAGGGAGCGGGCCGGCGTCCGCATAGCCGGCCCCGCAGTCCCGCCGGGGCCCGACCCAGGCCCCGAGTCTGGGGAGCCGCGGAGCGGCAAGGGCGGAGGCGGCTTCCCGGACCCCGAGGGCTTCCAGTCGAAGCGGGAGATGCTGGAAGCGCGAGGGCCTGTGCTGTGGGGCCGCGAAGGCGGACCTGGCTCCCCAGATGAGCACACGAGGGACCTCCTGGACCTGATCGACGAGTCTGAGGCG GCCAACCTGCAGCAGCTGACCGACCAGGACGTGCTGGGCGTCCGCAGGTACCCGTCCCCGGAGAGCTCCACCACCTTCAAAGAGTCCACCGTGTGGACACTGCGCCTCGAGGCGGGTCCCGGCGGTCGAGGAGCGCCCGGCCAGAGCTGTGGGGAGGCGCCGACGGCTCCAGCCGGCCCTCTCCACCTCGGTGGGCCTGAAGCGGGCCGGGCCTTGGGGAACCCTAAGAGAGGCACTAAGCGTAGGTTGAACGTGGCTGCGGATCGCCAGCGGCGCTCCGCGGAAGGCCTGGCCTGGCTGCTGTCCGACTCCGAGTCCTCAGATGAACTCAGTGAGACACAGCTGATGACGGTGAGCACTTACCGCAGAGGAGGAGGCCAGGCCAAGCCCAGCAGACCCGAGGATCCCGGGGACACTCCCAGACACTCGAAGTTCCAAGTCAGGGAGAATTACCGTCACGTGACAGGCTCTTCCCTGTCCTCGGCTCCACGAGGACTCTCTTCCGTTGTGGAAAGGCAGGGCGTGGGAGAGCAGGGCATCTCTTCCCCTAAGAAAATGCAGAGCGTGCTGTGGGGCAAGGGGGGCAGCAAGCCCAGCTACCcgggagctgctgctgctgctgctgctgctgctgctgctgctgctgctgctgctgcttcttctgtttctgctgctgctgcaggtggCCTGCCGCGGGTCACTCCTAGGAAGAACGGAGCCCAGGAGAAGAAATCCGTCCGGGAAGCATCCAAACTTGCCCTGGGGGGAACCTTCCGTTCCCGGGGGCAGCGAATCTCGGCAACTCCCGTGGAACCGGCCACCTTCCCCCCAATCTCTGGTATTCCGCTGCCTGGGAGACCCAAGAGTTATACCTTGGTCCTTTCGGGAACCAAACAGTCCAAGCACAGTGGCGCTGGGAAGAAATCCGTGGTCAGCTGGGCAAGGGAGTCTGAGGCAGTGGCGGGAGAAGATAAGGACCCAAATAGAGACCCAGCCCCAAAGGGCCAA CTGCTAACTCACAGGCCAGGGACATCTTGTCTGCGCATGCATCGTAGAAAAGCCAGCAGTGGCGACGTCAACACCAGAGGCCCCCAAGATCCAGGAAACTCAGAACCCTTGGCCCTGAACCAGGGAGAAGTCATGCCCAGGGGGCCTGCCCCCTCAG GTGACCGGGGGCCACTTGACCATCCCCCAAGACCGGAAACGCAGCAGCAGCCACTGGGAACGCCCTGCTGTCCTTGG TGTCTCGAGCTAAAGAGAGAAGTAGACGAACTTAAGGAGCAACTTG CCGCCATGCAGTACCTGGCTGACAagttgcagaccctttga
- the LOC125962918 gene encoding uncharacterized protein CXorf49 homolog translates to MSSPDEVYVWGRRVRPKVRERAGVRIAGPAVPPGPDPGPESGEPRSGKGGGGFPDPEGFQSKREMLEARGPVLWGREGGPGSPDEHTRDLLDLIDESEAANLQQLTDQDVLGVRRYPSPESSTTFKESTVWTLRLEAGPGGRGAPGQSCGEAPTAPAGPLHLGGPEAGRALGNPKRGTKRRLNVAADRQRRSAEGLAWLLSDSESSDELSETQLMTVSTYRRGGGQAKPSRPEDPGDTPRHSKFQVRENYRHVTGSSLSSAPRGLSSVVERQGVGEQGISSPKKMQSVLWGKGGSKPSYPGAAAAAAAAAAAASSVSAAAAGGLPRVTPRKNGAQEKKSVREASKLALGGTFRSRGQRISATPVEPATFPPISGIPLPGRPKSYTLVLSGTKQSKHSGAGKKSVVSWARESEAVAGEDKDPNRDPAPKGQLLTHRPGTSCLRMHRRKASSGDVNTRGPQDPGNSEPLALNQGEVMPRGPAPSGDRGPLDHPPRPETQQQPLGTPCCPWCLELKREVDELKEQLGTAAMQYLADKLQTL, encoded by the exons ATGAGCTCCCCGGATGAGGTGTATGTGTGGGGAAGGCGTGTCCGCCCAAAGGTCAGGGAGCGGGCCGGCGTCCGCATAGCCGGCCCCGCAGTCCCGCCGGGGCCCGACCCAGGCCCCGAGTCTGGGGAGCCGCGGAGCGGCAAGGGCGGAGGCGGCTTCCCGGACCCCGAGGGCTTCCAGTCGAAGCGGGAGATGCTGGAAGCGCGAGGGCCTGTGCTGTGGGGCCGCGAAGGCGGACCTGGCTCCCCAGATGAGCACACGAGGGACCTCCTGGACCTGATCGACGAGTCTGAGGCG GCCAACCTGCAGCAGCTGACCGACCAGGACGTGCTGGGCGTCCGCAGGTACCCGTCCCCGGAGAGCTCCACCACCTTCAAAGAGTCCACCGTGTGGACACTGCGCCTCGAGGCGGGTCCCGGCGGTCGAGGAGCGCCCGGCCAGAGCTGTGGGGAGGCGCCGACGGCTCCAGCCGGCCCTCTCCACCTCGGTGGGCCTGAAGCGGGCCGGGCCTTGGGGAACCCTAAGAGAGGCACTAAGCGTAGGTTGAACGTGGCTGCGGATCGCCAGCGGCGCTCCGCGGAAGGCCTGGCCTGGCTGCTGTCCGACTCCGAGTCCTCAGATGAACTCAGTGAGACACAGCTGATGACGGTGAGCACTTACCGCAGAGGAGGAGGCCAGGCCAAGCCCAGCAGACCCGAGGATCCCGGGGACACTCCCAGACACTCGAAGTTCCAAGTCAGGGAGAATTACCGTCACGTGACAGGCTCTTCCCTGTCCTCGGCTCCACGAGGACTCTCTTCCGTTGTGGAAAGGCAGGGCGTGGGAGAGCAGGGCATCTCTTCCCCTAAGAAAATGCAGAGCGTGCTGTGGGGCAAGGGGGGCAGCAAGCCCAGCTACCcgggagctgctgctgctgctgctgctgctgctgctgctgcttcttctgtttctgctgctgctgcaggtggCCTGCCGCGGGTCACTCCTAGGAAGAACGGAGCCCAGGAGAAGAAATCCGTCCGGGAAGCATCCAAACTTGCCCTGGGGGGAACCTTCCGTTCCCGGGGGCAGCGAATCTCGGCAACTCCCGTGGAACCGGCCACCTTCCCCCCAATCTCTGGTATTCCGCTGCCTGGGAGACCCAAGAGTTATACCTTGGTCCTTTCGGGAACCAAACAGTCCAAGCACAGTGGCGCTGGGAAGAAATCCGTGGTCAGCTGGGCAAGGGAGTCTGAGGCAGTGGCGGGAGAAGATAAGGACCCAAATAGAGACCCAGCCCCAAAGGGCCAA CTGCTAACTCACAGGCCAGGGACATCTTGTCTGCGCATGCATCGTAGAAAAGCCAGCAGTGGCGACGTCAACACCAGAGGCCCCCAAGATCCAGGAAACTCAGAACCCTTGGCCCTGAACCAGGGAGAAGTCATGCCCAGGGGGCCTGCCCCCTCAG GTGACCGGGGGCCACTTGACCATCCCCCAAGACCGGAAACGCAGCAGCAGCCACTGGGAACGCCCTGCTGTCCTTGG TGTCTCGAGCTAAAGAGAGAAGTAGACGAACTTAAGGAGCAACTTG GAACCG CCGCCATGCAGTACCTGGCTGACAagttgcagaccctttga